One genomic segment of Centroberyx gerrardi isolate f3 chromosome 4, fCenGer3.hap1.cur.20231027, whole genome shotgun sequence includes these proteins:
- the ano2a gene encoding anoctamin-1, protein MSESSSIHSERLVSLARTISGLGLDAANGGLVNPPDDDEPPPPESGIELGPGLYFADGRSKVDYVLCYKYKKRRGSKPRLSLASNGSIPILSTGRRDTDADIVEAGMVAGDLEESKLTEEEKAVMREEFEAGLLEAGLQIERDRERSHGIQFIRLHIPWPILSREAELQKIKVAVKKRCELRERTGIAGIWDFMATTINKPFQPDVDDFDIQRDSQTHIRFKTLKHPFIRDKLHLYDIKSTETLFDNATRSRIVAEIISRTPCTQTCQTTGITSLLARGVYDSAFPLHDGSFTRRGRRDQRNDRQLLHEEWANYGVMHKYQPVDLIRKYFGEQIGLYFAWLGVYTQLLIPPSLLGIIVFLYGIFTVDTNVPSQETCDLNITMCPLCDGVCDYWRLSSVCSLARASYLFDNGATVLFAIFMSLWAACFLEHWKRRQMCLIHTWDLTSLEDEEERVQEEQRPEYEAALQEKKEKMRAKTKNKVAKTGDGVDGETDRMLGSQREPESLDIEDHLSGYLINVSTLLLLIGATFSAVFGVAMYRICMLTVWSMNPDPEAKASVRMTVMTTGIILNMLVVLVLEEVYGAIAVWLTELELPKTEAEFEERLIFKSFFLKSMNAFAPIFYVAFFKGRFSGRPGDYVYISGDYRMEECAPPGCLIELCIQLSMIMLGKQLIQNNVFEVLVPKLKKMYRTMQEEKGKKRAAEDEEDTERKRPKQQFDKDFALEPFEGVSPEYMEMIIQYGFVSLFVASFPLAPAFALLNNVIEIRLDAAKFVTEIRRPDAVRCKDIGIWHNILCGISKFSVITNAFVISFTSEFIPRMVYQYMYSVNGTMNGYTEHSLSYFNVTNFPPGTAPTSTLITGVSICRYKDYRDPPWESDAYTFSKQYWSVLAARLAFVIFFQNLAMFLSMLVAWMIPDVPRSLREQLKKENMMLMEFLLSDEQAGRTKGYASKRSSSCFPANIDIVVEAPPQEEEGKQVEEVVEELEVEINLDEPRRNSGSDPELGRSIEEVEEDGGGVGGGEGGDEGGGGEGGEKEEDGEVNKGDGEGDKEGEGEEEKEEKKEVEKEEGGERKEEESEAEVKAEEEQHFSVDLDSFMNELGLLDEEPSSSTAKDRELPRSGSKQEYHEDYELPARPDLSSKRGSSQSLKGSKADIRSQTSDARLFSLIGPPPREPGSRAKARCSTLPSRQRGAEVCYSLPRPSHSTSLTKFQQMSTLTPPARLCPSSSISSNPFSSPHTPSTSPHPTQSPPAHPESPQPTAPSPSELFVLKGPPPQQPRSRAKGRCSTLPARQRGPGAEECTTKPSHSTSFTRLGDRVPPSRSELKRDTHV, encoded by the exons atgagtgagTCATCGTCCATTCACTCGGAAAGGCTTGTTTCCTTGGCCCGCACAATATCTGGGCTAGGGCTAGACGCAGCCAATGGAGGCCTTGTCAACCCCCCTGATGATGATGAGCCTCCGCCTCCG gAGTCTGGCATAGAGCTAGGCCCTGGACTGTATTTCGCTGATGGCAGGAGTAAGGTGGACTATGTTCTTTgctacaaatacaaaaaaaggcGGGGATCCAAGCCACGCCTTTCCCTCGCATCCAATGGGAGTATACCGATACTATCGACAGGTCGACGGGACACGGATGCAGATATTGTGGAGGCGGGCATGGTGGCGGGGGATTTGGAGGAGTCAAAGctgactgaggaggagaaggccgTAATGAGGGAGGAGTTTGAAGCCGGGCTACTGGAAGCTGGACTACAGATAGAACGTGATAGAGAG aGGTCGCATGGTATACAGTTTATTCGACTGCACATCCCATGGCCAATACTCAGCCGAGAAGCGGAGCTTCAGAAGATCAAAGTTGCTGTGAAAAAG AGGTGTGAATTGCGGGAACGGACGGGCATTGCTGGCATCTGGGATTTCATGGCGACCACAATCAACAAGCCGTTTCAACCAGACGTCGACGATTTTGACATCCAGAgagactcacagacacacatccgCTTCAAAACCCTCAAACACCCTTTTATCAGAGACAAGCTCCACCT GTATGACATCAAGTCAACAGAAACCCTATTTGACAATGCAACACGCAGCAGAATA GTTGCTGAGATTATTTCACGTACACCCTGCACACAAACCTGCCAGACCACTG GCATCACGTCACTATTGGCTCGGGGTGTCTACGACTCTGCCTTCCCTCTGCATGAT GGGTCGTTCACAAGGAGAGGACGGAGAGATCAGCGAaatgacagacag ctcctccatgAAGAATGGGCCAACTATGGAGTCATGCATAAATACCAGCCGGTGGACCTGATCAG GAAGTACTTTGGAGAGCAGATTGGATTGTATTTTGCCTGGCTGGGTGTTTACACTCAGCTCCTCATCCCGCCCTCTCTATTGGGGATCATTGTCTTCCTGTACGGCATATTTACTGTTGACACCAACGTGCCGAG TCAGGAGACATGCGATCTGAACATCACCATGTGTCCGCTGTGTGACGGAGTGTGTGACTACTGGCGTCTGAGTTCGGTGTGCTCATTGGCCCGAGCATCATACCTGTTTGACAACGGAGCCACTGTCCTCTTTGCTATTTTCATGTCCCTATGGG ctgCCTGTTTCCTTGAGCACTGGAAGAGGCGGCAGATGTGTCTGATACATACCTGGGACCTGACAAGcttggaggatgaggag GAGCGAGTCCAG gaGGAGCAAAGACCTGAATATGAAGCTGCTCTacaagagaagaaagagaagatgagagcaAAGACTAAAAACAAG GTGGCTAAAACTGGGGATGGTGTAGATGGAGAAACTGACCGGATGCTGGGCTCCCAG CGAGAGCCAGAGTCCCTGGACATTGAGGATCACCTGTCAGGTTACCTCATTAACGTGTCCAccctactactactg ATTGGCGCAACCTTCTCGGCAGTGTTTGGAGTGGCAATGTATCGCATCTGCATGTTGACGGTATGGTCCATGAACCCCGATCCTGAGGCCAAGGCCAGTGTGAGGATGACCGTCATGACAACAGGCATCATCCTCAACATGCTGGTGGTTCTGGTGTTGGAAGAGGTCTATGGAGCGATTGCTGTGTGGCTGACTGAGCTGG AACTTCCTAAGACAGAGGCAGAGTTTGAGGAGAGGCTGATCTTCAAGTCATTCTTCCTCAAATCCATGAACGCCTTTGCACCCATTTTCTATGTGGCCTTCTTTAAGGGAAG gtTTTCTGGGCGGCCTGGCGATTATGTTTACATCTCTGGGGACTATCGCATGGAGGAG TGTGCACCACCAGGCTGCCTCATCGAACTGTGCATCCAGCTCAGTATGATCATGCTAGGGAAGCAACTCATCCAAAACAATGTGTTCGAGGTTCTCGTACC taagcTGAAAAAGATGTACAGAACGATgcaggaggaaaaaggaaagaaaagagcagcggaggatgaggaggacacaGAAAGGAAGAGGCCAAAGCAGCAGTTTGACAAAGATTTTGCCCTGGAACCCTTTGAAGGCGTGAGCCCAGAATACATGGAAATGA TAATCCAGTATGGGTTCGTGTCTCTGTTCGTGGCCTCCTTCCCTCTGGCACCAGCCTTCGCTCTGCTCAACAACGTCATTGAGATTCGCCTCGATGCTGCGAAATTTGTCACTGAGATCCGGAGGCCTGATGCTGTGAGGTGTAAAGACATAG GGATTTGGCACAACATTCTCTGTGGAATCAGCAAGTTCTCTGTCATTAcaaat GCATTTGTCATCTCCTTCACGTCGGAGTTCATTCCGCGGATGGTGTACCAGTACATGTACAGTGTGAATGGCACTATGAATGGCTACACAGAGCACTCGCTGTCGTACTTTAATGTTACCAACTTCCCACCGGGTACCGCACCCACGTCCACGCTCATCACCGGAGTCTCCATCTGCAG GTATAAGGACTATAGAGACCCACCATGGGAATCAGATGCCTACACCTTCTCTAAACAGTACTGGTCTGTCCTGGCTGCAAGACTGGCCTTTGTCATCTTCTTCCAG AACCTGGCCATGTTCCTTAGCATGCTAGTTGCCTGGATGATCCCAGACGTGCCGCGGTCTCTGCGGGAACAGCTGAAGAAAGAGAACATGATGCTGATGGAGTTTCTGCTGAGTGACGAGCAAGCGGGACGTACCAAAGGTTACGCCTCAAAGCGCTCCAGCTCGTGCTTTCCCGCAAACATAGACATTGTAGTGGAGGCGCCACcgcaagaagaggaggggaaacaagtggaggaggtggtggaggagctggaggttgAGATCAATCTGGACGAACCCAGAAGGAACAGCGGCAGTGATCCGGAGCTTGGGAGGTCAATTGAAGAAGTcgaagaagatggaggaggagtgggaggaggtgagggaggagatgaaggcggaggaggagaaggcggagaaaaggaagaagatggagaagtgAATAAAGGGGATGGCGAAGGggataaagagggagagggagaagaggaaaaagaggaaaagaaggaagtagaaaaagaggaaggaggagaaagaaaggaagaagaaagtgAAGCTGAAGTGAAGGCAGAAGAGGAGCAGCATTTCTCTGTTGATCTGGACTCCTTCATGAATGAGCTGGGCCTGTTAG ATGAGGAACCCTCATCCAGCACGGCTAAAGATAGAGAGCTGCCCCGCTCAGGCTCCAAACAGGAGTACCACGAAGACTACGAGCTCCCAGCACGCCCGGATCTATCATCTAAGAGAGGCTCGTCCCAGAGTCTTAAGGGCTCCAAGGCAGACATCAGGTCCCAGACATCGGATGCCAGGCTCTTCTCACTAATTGGTCCTCCTCCCAGAGAGCCAGGCTCTAGAGCAAAGGCCCGCTGCTCCACCCTACCTTCCCGCCAGAGAGGTGCTGAAGTTTGTTACAGCCTGCCGCGCCCTAGCCACTCCACCAGCCTCACCAA